In Microbacterium sp. zg-Y818, the genomic window GGCGCACGCCATGGTGAACACGTTCGAGCCGACGGGGATCGGTCCGGCACCGGCCGGCCGCGAGGCGACGGGTCTCTCGGTGGTCGCGCGAAGGCCCGAAGGAAACACGGCGGGCTGAGCGCCGAGGCAGACACGCCGGGCTGTGCGCCCGGCCGACGACGAAGGAGTCGCCATGACCACCGCCACCATCCGCGCCGACGTGCTGGTCATCGGCTGGGGCTTGTCGGGCCTCGTCGCGGCCAGTGAAGCCGTCGCCGCCGGCAAGCACGTCGCCATCGTCGACCAGGAGCCTCGCACCAACCTCGGCGGGCAGGCGTGGTGGTCGTTCGGCGGGCTGTTCTTCATCGACTCCCCCGAGCAGCGCCGTCTCGGCATCCGAGATTCCTTCGACCTCGCCCGGCAGGACTGGCTGGGCGCCGCCGGCTTCGACCGCGAGGAGGACGTGTGGGCGCGGCGGTGGGCGGAGGCGTACCTGCACTTCGCGCACCATGAGAAGCGTGCCTGGCTGCGACAGAAGGGGCTGGGCTTCTTCCCCATCGTGGGATGGGCCGAGCGCGGCGGCTACACCGCGACAGGACCGGGCAACTCCGTGCCGCGCTTCCACATCACGTGGGGCACCGGGCCGGGGGTCGTGGCGCCCTTCCAGGCTGCGCTCGAAGAGGCGGAGCGGCAGGGCAGGCTGACGATTCTGCCGCGGCATCGGGTCACCGCGCTCACCGTCGCGGACGGCGTCGTGACCGGTGCCACCGGCGACCTGCTCGCGCCATCCGGCGCGGCGCGCGGCACGGCCACCTCGCGTGAGGTCGTGGGGGCGTTCGAGATGACGGCGGGCGCGACGATCGTCACGTCCGGCGGCATCGGAGGCAACCACGAGCTCGTCCGCCGACGCTGGCCGGAACGGCTCGGCACCCCGCCCGTATCGATGATCGCGGGGGTCCCCGCCTACGTCGACGGTCACATGCTGGCGGTGGCGGAACAGGCGGGAGCGCGCGAAATCAACGGCGACCGCATGTGGCACTACGTCGAAGGCATCCAGAACTTCCGGCCGGTCTGGCCGCAGCACGGCATCCGCATCCTTCCCGGGCCGTCGTCGATCTGGCTCGACGCGACGGGCCGGCGTCTGCCGGTGCCGCTGTTCCCCGGCTTCGACACGCTCGGCACCCTGGCCCACTTGCGGCGCACGGGGTACGACCACTCGTGGTTCGTGCTGTCGCGCAAGATCATCGAGAAGGAGTTCACACTCTCGGGAAGCGAGCAGAACCCCGATCTCACGGGCAAGGACGTGCGACTTCTGGTCTCGTCGCGGCTGGCCAAGGGCACCGCCGAGCCCGTGCAGGCCTTCCTCGACCGCGGCGCCGACTTCGTCGTACGCGACACCCTCGATGACCTCATCGCGGGCATGCGCGACCTTCCCGGCGGCGAGGTCCTCGATGCCGCGCGGGTGCGCACCGAGGTCGAGGCGCGCGATCGCGAGATCGAGAACGACTTCACCAAGGACGCGCAGATCGCCATGATGCGCTCCGCGCGCGCTTTCCGCGGCGACCGCCTCGTGCGCACCGCCACACCCCACCGGATCCTGGATCGGTCCGCAGGTCCCCTCATCGCAGTGAAGCTGCACGTGCTCACCCGCAAGTCGCTGGGCGGCATCCAGACCGATCTGCAGTCGCGTGCGCTCGCGGCCGACGGGCAGGTCGTGCCGGGGCTCTACGCGGCGGGCGAGGCGAGCGGTTTCGGCGGCGGTGGCATGCACGGCTACCGCGCGCTCGAGGGGACCTTCCTCGGCGGATGCCTCTTCTCGGGGCGCGCCGCCGGACGGGCGGCTGCCGCAGCGGTCTGAATCCGCCGCTCAGGCCCTCGCGCCGGTCGCGCGGACGGGCGTGAGCCCGGCCTTCACCGGACCGCGCACGAGCACGTGGCCGCGGCGCAGACTCAGACGCGTCCACGGCCCGGCGGTGCGCAGCTCGACCGTCTCGGCCCCGCCGATGAAACCGAGGCCGAACGCGGCGAACGCGACGCCCAGCGGCAGCCCGGCCATGGCGGCATCCTGTGCGCCCCACACCGACGCGCGCACGGCGCGCACGGCGTCGTCACCGGCATCTCGCGGCACCGACTCGGCGACGGCGGCGATGCCCCACTGGGCGCGGGTGGCGATCGTCGCGGCATCCAGCGTGCCGGCGGCGTCCCAGCCGCCGCGGGGCGGGGCGACGCCCGCCCACGGAGCCGACACCGCGGCGTCGGGGAGTGTGAGGGCGAGGGGGTCGTCGGAGACGACGAGAGTCGCGGCATCCACAACGATGTCGGTGAGCAGTTCCGGATCCACCGTCGAGGCCCGAAGTCCCAGCACCGTGGGGGTGGAATCGAGCAGTCCGCGGGGGGCCAGCGGCGCGCAGGTCATGACGAGCGTTCCGGATGCCGCCTGCAGCCGCACCGCACCGTCCCCCATCCGCGACGCGCGGGAGGCGAAGGTCGCTGCGTCGGTCGCGGCGCGGTGATCGGGGAAACGGAGGTGGTGCGGCATCGGCTTTAAACTACCAAGCGGCGCTGTGCGCGCCGCGCAGACAGGAGTGAAGTGCCCGATTCGTCCACCGATCCCGTCGCCACGATGCTCTCGGTCATCGACCTGGCGGCGTCCGCTGCCCGTACCACCGAGGACATCTTCACGGGGGCCTCGCACGCGATGCCGAGCGGTCGCGTATTCGGAGGGCAGGTGCTGGCGCAGGCGATCACCGCCGCCGCGCGGACCCTCCCGCCCGAGCGCGTGCCGCACTCGATGCACGGGTACTTCCTGCGCCCGGGCGACGTCACCAAGGGGATCACCCTGTCGGTGGACCGCATCCACGACGGTCGGTCGTTCTCGACCCGCCGCACCCAGGCTTATCAGGAGGGCGTGCCGATCTTCTCGATGATCGCGTCCTTCGAAGACGAGGACCCCGGGGTCGAGCACGGAGCGCCGATGCCGTCGGACGTGCCCGCACCCGAGGACCTCCCCGGTACGGAGGTGCTCGACCCCTCCCGCCACCCGCTGTCTGTGCGGGTACTGGGCGGTGGCCCCATCGAGTGCCGGTACGTGACCTCCCCGATCTACGACACCGTCGAGGGCGCTCACACGCCGCACCAGGCGGTATGGATGCGCACCCGCTCTCCCCTGCCCGACGACCCGGCGGTCCACCGGGCCGTGCTGGCGTACCTGAGCGATCTGACGATTCAGGAGACCGTGCTGCGCGCTCACGGGCTGCCGTGGTCGACGCCGGGGCTCAAGGTGGCGAGCCTCGATCACGCGATGTGGTGGCACCGGTTCGGTCGGGTGGACGAGTGGGTGCTCTACACGCAGGAATCGCCGAGCGCGCGTGGCGGCCGCGGGCTCGCCACGGGCCGCATCCACAGCCGCGACGGCCGGCTGCTGGCCACGGTCGCCCAGGAGATCATGATCCGGGTCCCCGGCGGCAGCTGACGGCCGGCCGCGACGGCCGCGGGTGTTCGGCGCCGTGGCTGCGGGTCTTCAGCGGCGGTGTGCGTACACGATCGGCTCACCAACGTACGGCGCCCAGGCCTGCCGCATCTCCGTGGTGAGGCGCACGGGGCGGCCGGTGGCGCTGCTCACCATCACCACGACCGCCGTCGAGCGGGCATAGAGGGTGCGCGGCGACTCCCCGAGCGGGCTGTAGACGTCGTAGCAGACGTCGATGCTCGAGCCGCCGAGGCGCCCGATCCACAGCTGCACATCGAGCGGTCGCTGCTGGTAGGGCACCGGAGCGAGGTACTCGATCTCCTGGCGCGCGATGAGGGTCATCGTCTCCGCGCCGGCGCTCAGGCCGGAATCGAGCACGGCGGTCGGAGGACCTTCCATGCCCGCGTCAGGGCGCCAGAAGGCACGAAGGCGAGCCTCCTCGAGCAGCTTGAGCATCGAGGTGTTGTTGACGTGATTGAGTGCGTCCAGATCGCCCCACCGCAGCGGGATGGGGACGTGGATCCGCAACGGGGCGGCGTCAGTCACGCGTGAGCTTGCGGTACGTCGACCGGTGCGGGTTGGCCGCGTCGGGGCCGAGTCGCTCGATCTTGTTCGCCTCGTAGGCCTCGAAGTTGCCCTCGAACCAGTACCACTGGCCGGGGTTCTCCTCGGTGCCCTCGTAGGAGAGGATGTGCGTCGCGATGCGGTCGAGGAACCACCGGTCGTGGGTGATGACCACCGCGCAGCCGGGGAACTCCAGCAGGGCGTTCTCGAGCGACTGCAGGGTCTCGACGTCCAGGTCGTTGGTGGGCTCGTCGAGCAGCAGCAGGTTGCCGCCCTCCTTGAGGGTGAGGGCGAGGTTCAGACGGTTGCGCTCACCACCGGAGAGCACGCCGGCCTTCTTCTGCTGGTCCGGTCCCTTGAATCCGAACTTCGACACGTACGCGCGCGACGGGATCTCGATCTTGCCCACCGTGATGATGTCCAGACCGTCGGAGACGACCTCCCACAGCGACTTGTTGGGGTCGATGTTCGAGCGGGTCTGGTCGACGTAGCTGATCTTGACCGTCTCGCCGATCTTCAGCTGGCCGCCGTCGAGCGGCTCGAGCCCCACGATCGTCTTGAAAAGGGTGGTCTTGCCGACGCCGTTCGGGCCGATGACTCCGACGATGCCGTTCGGCGGCAGGCTGAAGCTCAGGCCCTCGATCAGCGGACGGCCGTCGAAGCCCTTCTCGAGCTTCTTGGCCTCGATGACGATCCCACCCAGGCGCGGCCCCGGCGGGATCTGGATCTCTTCGAAGTCCAGCTTGCGGGTGCGGTCCGCCTCAGCGGCCATCTCCTCGTAGCGCGCCAGACGCGACTTCGACTTGGCCTGGCGCCCCTTGGCGTTGGAGCGGACCCATTCGAGTTCGTCGGCGAGCCGTTTGGCGAGCTTGGCGTCCTTCTTGCCCTGAACGGCGAGGCGCTCGCCCTTCTTCTCCAGGTACGTCGAGTAGTTGCCCTCATAGGCGATCAGCCGACCACGGTCGACTTCGGCGACCCATTGCGCGACGTTGTCGAGGAAGTACCGGTCGTGTGTGACGGCGATGACGGCGCCCGAGTACTTCTGCAGGTGCTGCTCGAGCCAGAGCACACTCTCGGCGTCGAGGTGGTTGGTGGGCTCGTCGAGAAGCAGCAGGTCGGGCTTCTGCAACAGCAGCTTCGTCAGCGCGACACGGCGCTTCTCGCCGCCGGAGAGGTTCGCCACCGAGGCGTCGGCCGGGGGCGTGCGCAGGGCGTCCATCGCCTGCTCGAGCTGGGAGTCGAGGTCCCAGGCATCCGCCGCGTCGATCTCCTCCTGCAGCGTGCCCATCTCCGCCAGAAGCGCATCGAAGTCGGCATCGGGGTCGGACATGAGCGCCGAGATCTCGTTGAAACGGTCGACCTTCGCCTTGATGGCGATGCCCTCCTGGATGTTCTCCAGCACCGTCTTGGACTCGTCGAGCTCCGGCTCCTGCATGAGGATGCCGACGGTGAAGCCGGGGGTGAGCTTCGCCTCGCCGTTGGAGGGGGTGTCCATCCCCGCCATGATCTTCAGGATCGTCGACTTGCCGGCGCCGTTCGGTCCGACCATGCCGATCTTCGCGCCCGGCAGGAACGACATGGTGACGTCGTCCAGGATCAGCTTGTCGCCGACCGCTTTGCGGGCACGGACCATCTGGTAGATGTACTCAGCCACGGGGGTAAACGCTCCTTAGATGCGCGGGAATCGGATGCTCGAGAGCATCGTCGCGCGGCGACAGGACATGCGAGAGGTCCTCAGCCACACCCGGTCAAGTCTACGGGGCGTTCTGGTCGGCCCCGCCCGGGGCGCCGGGGGCGCCCGGGACCGCCGAACTCACCAGTCGATGGGGCGGGTCTCGCCCAGCAGGCAGACGCCGCCGGCGAGTGCCGGTACGACCGACGTCACGAGGGCGCCGGTGACCGGACCGACCTGACCCAGGAGGCACTCCTCTCCCCACTGGACGGAGAACTCCAGCGTCTCGGCCGCGTTGCCGATCGTCGACATGTCTTCCGTCACCTGCATCGCCCCTTTGTCGAAGCCCGCGGCGACCAGGGCATCGACGTAGGCTCGCCCTTCGGCGTTCTGCGGCGACTCCCACACCGTCTGCGCGACGGCGGTGAACAGGGGCAGGTTGTCTTCGGCGGAGCCGTCGGGCAAGAGCACCGGACCGGTCGGCTCAGGCGTCGAGGCGGAGGGCGTAGGCGCCGGCTCGACGGCCGTCGTGGGCGCCGGCTCGGGTACCGGAGTCGCCGCGCACCCCGTCGCGAGGAGCAGTGCACTCGCGAGGGTCAGCGCGGCTCGCCCGGCGCGCCCACCCGAACGCCCACCGCGCGCAACCGCGACCGGAGTTCCTGGTTCAGGGGCAGATGACGTGGGATGACGGAGCACCCCGGAAGTCT contains:
- the ettA gene encoding energy-dependent translational throttle protein EttA, with protein sequence MAEYIYQMVRARKAVGDKLILDDVTMSFLPGAKIGMVGPNGAGKSTILKIMAGMDTPSNGEAKLTPGFTVGILMQEPELDESKTVLENIQEGIAIKAKVDRFNEISALMSDPDADFDALLAEMGTLQEEIDAADAWDLDSQLEQAMDALRTPPADASVANLSGGEKRRVALTKLLLQKPDLLLLDEPTNHLDAESVLWLEQHLQKYSGAVIAVTHDRYFLDNVAQWVAEVDRGRLIAYEGNYSTYLEKKGERLAVQGKKDAKLAKRLADELEWVRSNAKGRQAKSKSRLARYEEMAAEADRTRKLDFEEIQIPPGPRLGGIVIEAKKLEKGFDGRPLIEGLSFSLPPNGIVGVIGPNGVGKTTLFKTIVGLEPLDGGQLKIGETVKISYVDQTRSNIDPNKSLWEVVSDGLDIITVGKIEIPSRAYVSKFGFKGPDQQKKAGVLSGGERNRLNLALTLKEGGNLLLLDEPTNDLDVETLQSLENALLEFPGCAVVITHDRWFLDRIATHILSYEGTEENPGQWYWFEGNFEAYEANKIERLGPDAANPHRSTYRKLTRD
- a CDS encoding thioesterase family protein — translated: MTDAAPLRIHVPIPLRWGDLDALNHVNNTSMLKLLEEARLRAFWRPDAGMEGPPTAVLDSGLSAGAETMTLIARQEIEYLAPVPYQQRPLDVQLWIGRLGGSSIDVCYDVYSPLGESPRTLYARSTAVVVMVSSATGRPVRLTTEMRQAWAPYVGEPIVYAHRR
- a CDS encoding acyl-CoA thioesterase II, whose product is MLSVIDLAASAARTTEDIFTGASHAMPSGRVFGGQVLAQAITAAARTLPPERVPHSMHGYFLRPGDVTKGITLSVDRIHDGRSFSTRRTQAYQEGVPIFSMIASFEDEDPGVEHGAPMPSDVPAPEDLPGTEVLDPSRHPLSVRVLGGGPIECRYVTSPIYDTVEGAHTPHQAVWMRTRSPLPDDPAVHRAVLAYLSDLTIQETVLRAHGLPWSTPGLKVASLDHAMWWHRFGRVDEWVLYTQESPSARGGRGLATGRIHSRDGRLLATVAQEIMIRVPGGS
- a CDS encoding FAD-binding dehydrogenase, which produces MTTATIRADVLVIGWGLSGLVAASEAVAAGKHVAIVDQEPRTNLGGQAWWSFGGLFFIDSPEQRRLGIRDSFDLARQDWLGAAGFDREEDVWARRWAEAYLHFAHHEKRAWLRQKGLGFFPIVGWAERGGYTATGPGNSVPRFHITWGTGPGVVAPFQAALEEAERQGRLTILPRHRVTALTVADGVVTGATGDLLAPSGAARGTATSREVVGAFEMTAGATIVTSGGIGGNHELVRRRWPERLGTPPVSMIAGVPAYVDGHMLAVAEQAGAREINGDRMWHYVEGIQNFRPVWPQHGIRILPGPSSIWLDATGRRLPVPLFPGFDTLGTLAHLRRTGYDHSWFVLSRKIIEKEFTLSGSEQNPDLTGKDVRLLVSSRLAKGTAEPVQAFLDRGADFVVRDTLDDLIAGMRDLPGGEVLDAARVRTEVEARDREIENDFTKDAQIAMMRSARAFRGDRLVRTATPHRILDRSAGPLIAVKLHVLTRKSLGGIQTDLQSRALAADGQVVPGLYAAGEASGFGGGGMHGYRALEGTFLGGCLFSGRAAGRAAAAAV